A stretch of DNA from Syntrophorhabdaceae bacterium:
TTTGTTGAGTTTGTTGCGTTCATAGCGTTGTAACCCGTAGTAAGGGGGGAACCAGTGAAAGGTAACAGGTGATAGGTATCGGGTGATAGGTCATTGCAGCGGAGCGCGGCGTAGTGTCATTGCGAGCCCGCAGGGCAAGGCGTTTCGTCATTGCGAGCGGAGCGTGGCAATCTCATCCAATTGGCTATACCCCGTAGATCGCCACGTCGCTTCGCTCCTCGCGATGACACAAAGAGGTTCTCTCTGCTCTCTGCTCTCTGCTGGTTCACGCTTGAAGGATATTATGCAAGGTGATATAATGTATTTCGGGAGGTGGCCATGAATAAAAAATTACTTCTTATGCTTGTCCTGCTATCGTTCATTGTGCTGTTCCATGCCGTGCCGGTTACCTATGGATACAGCCAGCAGGACCTCGACCAGCTGAAAAGAACGAAACAATGTTCAGCCTGCGACCTGTCGAACGCGCCTCTCGCCAATACAAACCTGACGCAGGCGAATCTTGAACGTGCCAACCTTTTTAGCGCGAACCTGTCAAGGGCAAACATGTCCGGGACAAATCTGGCGGGTGCGAATTGCATGAATGCGAGCCTTCCGGGCGCAAGTCTCGTCAACGCAAACCTGAAGAGCGCCAATCTTACGGGCGCGAACCTGTCCGGGGCAAACCTTTCAGGGGCAGATCTGTCTCTTGCGGTCTGGACTGACGGCACAATCTGCAAAGAAGGCTCTATCGGGAGCTGCAAGAAGTAAAATAAGGGCAGTGAATAGTCGATAGTGGATAGTGAATAGCCATCAGCAGTCAGCATACAGCCATCAGCAATAAATATGGTCTGTCTGGTCTATTTAGTCTATTTGGTCGTTTAGTCGATAGTGGAAGGTGAAAAGTGAAAGGTCCTCGTAATTCGTGAATCGTAATTCGTAATTGGATGAACCCCGTGAAAGGTGGGAAAACCCGTAATTCGTGAATCGTAATTCGTAATTGGACGAACCCAATGAAAGGTGAATGTGTCATTGCGAGCGAAGCGTGGCAATCTCGTTCAACAGATTATACCCTATAGGTCGCTACGTCGCTTCACTCCTCGCACCTTGTACTTTTCCACTTACGTATCACGAATTACGAATTACGGTTGTTCTCGCCGAACGCCTTACGGATTTTTCGATATACGATATACGAAATACGATATACGGTCTTCTTTATGTCTTCAGGTTTGACTGAAGATAATATTCAAGCGTTTTTCGCAGCGCCGTATCAAGATCGACCTTCGGCTCCCACCCGATAAGCCTCTTCGCCTTCTCGATGGAGGGGACCCTCCTGTCGATGTCCTGATACCCCTCACCATAGAAGTCCTTTGAGAATACCTCTATGATCTCTGAATGTTTTTTGTAGTGTTTTGTCGAAGGGTGGCCGACAAACATCTCCTTCAGTGTAACGGCAAGGTCCTTTATCGTTGCCTCGTTGTCCGGATTGCCTATATTGAAGATCTCGCCGTTCAGTGTGCCTTCCCTGTTCTCGATGATCTTCATGAGGCACGATATCCCGTCATCGATATAGGTGAAGCAGCGCCGCTGCATACCGCCATCAACAAGGCGTATAGGCTCGGCCAGCAGGAGACTGCTGATAAACTGCGTCACTACCCTTGAGCTGCCCTCTTTTTCAGGGTCCGCGGTCAATTCGTCCAGTTTTGGCCCTATCCAGTTAAAGGGGCGGAAGAGGGTGAATTTCAGACCCTGCTGAAAACCGTATCCCCAGATCACCCTGTCGAGGAGCTGTTTGGATGCGCTGTATATCCATCTCTGTTTACAAATGGGTCCGAGCACCAGGGGACTCTCGTCCTCATTGAATGCCTCATCAGGACACATCCCGTAGACCTCTGATGTTGAGGGAAAGACAAGACGCTTTCCATACTTTACGCAGAGGCGGGCAATACGCAGGTTTTCCTCAAAATCAAGCTCAAATACCCTGAGCGGCTCCCGGACATAGGTTGCGGGTGTGGCTATGGCAACGAGGGGCATGACAACATCACACTTTTTCACGTGGTATTCTATCCATTCCCTGTTGATCGCAATATCGCCTTCCACAAAATGGAAGCGGTCGTGTCCATGACAGGCATCCAGCTTGTCGTCCCTGATATCCATGCCGTAAATCTCCCAGTCTGTCTCGTTAAGCGCCCTTGCGGCAAAACTGTTCCCGATAAATCCGTTTACACCGAGTATTAATATCTTCACGCAGTACCTCCGAATATTTTACCTTCTACATTATGAAGACGGGTGAATGTCCCCCCGTCCATCTCTTCCTCTCCCTCCAGTTGCACTGAAAGCAATCGTAGCCCGCCTTTGCCGGTACTCACCGTGAAGGGCTCAAGAGAGACCACCCTTCCCGGCAATTCATTGCGGGATAAATCCTCCGGAAATGCCCTCCAGATATAGAACTTCTTTCCATCAAGGTATGTAAACGCACCGGGATAAGGATGGGTAATTGCCCTTGTCAGGTTATATATCGACAGCGCGTCTTTCTCCCACATCACTATACCATCTTCCGGCTTTCTTCCCCCAAAATACGAGGAGGCACCCATCTGGGGTTTTCTCGTAAAGGTCCCTTCGTTCAACTGCGGGAGTATCCCCTTCATCAGTTCCCGTGCCGCTTCAGCCATCTTCATGTAGACCGTGTATACATTATCCTCAAAATCGATGTCAACCTTTTTCTGGGCTACTATATCTCCTGCGTCTGGTTTCTCAAGCATATAATGGAGGGTGAGGCCGGTCTCTCTTTCTCCGGCTATAAGGACCCAGTTGACAGGACATCTTCCCCTGAACTTCGGAAGAAGTGAACCATGGAGATTGAAGGCGCCGACCTTCGGGATATCGAGGATCTCCCCGGGGATCATCTTCCTGTAGTAGAATGAAAAGATGATATCGGGCTTCGCATCGGCGATCAATGCGGCCCATCGCGGGTCCTTCAGGCTTTCAGGCGTGTGGACGGGTATATTGTGTTTCTCGGCCACAGTGACCGGTCTTCTGTACCATATCTCTTCACCGGGATCGTCGCTATGGGTAAAAAGACAGGCAACATCGGCGCCGAAATCGATGAGTTCTTCGAGGCAAACGTACCCTATCTCCTGGTAAGCGAATACTACTGCCCTCACATCAGTTCCTTTTTGACGATAAACCTTGGTCTTCTCCGTACCTCCTGGTATATCCTCCCTATGTACTCGCCAATGATGCCCAGCGCGAATATCTGGATACCGATGAAAAAGAAGAGTATGGCAAAGAGCGTGAATGTCCCCTCCACCTCGGGACCGATAATAAGCCTTCTGACAAAAAGAAAGAGGGCAAAGAGAAAACCCAGCACCGCTATGACAACCCCGAGAACACCGATGAACTGTATCGGGAGCAGCGAAAAGTTTGTCATAAGGTCAAAGTTCAGCCTCAGGAGCCTGAAGGGACTGTATTTCGATATCCCCCTCCTTCTCTCGTCGTGCGCAACCTCGATCTCAACGATCTTCTTGGCAAAGGTATTCGCAAGCGCAGGGATAAAGCTCGAAGACTCCGGACACATGTTCATATAATCCACGATGTTCCTGCTGTATGCCCTCAGCATGCACCCGTAGTCCCTCAGTTTCACGCCGACAAGCTTTGAGGTGATCTTGTTCACGATAAATGAAGGGAGTCTCCTGAAGACAGAATCTTTCCGCTGTTTTCGATACGTACCCACCACCTCATACCCTTCCCCGATCTTCTGAACAAGCTTCGGTATCTCTTCCGGCGGGTTCTGCAGGTCCGCATCGATCGTGATCACCATATCGCCTTTCGCATATTCAAAGCCTGCAAAAAGCGCCATGTGCTGCCCGTAGTTCCTGTTAAACTCTATGACCCTGACCGAACCATCACGGCCATGAAAATCTTCAAGTATCTCCTGGGTCCTGTCTGTGCTTCCATCGTTGATATAGATGATCTCGTAGGGTCTTTTTATTGTCTCGAGGGTGTCGTAAAGCCTCTTCTGGAGCTCAGGAAGCGATTCTTCTTCGTTCAGGACCGGCACCAATACCGATACGTAGGGTTTTTCAGTCATTTCTCCTCACATATATCGTGTAGTAATCCTTCTCATATTTTATCTGTTTCACAGGTAAAAACAACTTCTCCAGTTCGTTTTTGATATTGACCCCCAGCCTTTCTTCAACAATAAGGAGTATATCATGTTTGATGTCTTTTATCTCCTTAATGTCCGCGAAGGACTTGATAGGTCTGCCGAGATAGAATATGAGGCCGGCAGAGTTGAAACCATAGGTGTAGATCTCTTTATACTTTTTATGGTCTCCGATCGGATCGGTTATCAGGCGCAATGATTTCGATGTCCTGTCTGTCACGGGCATATAGTACATATTATAAAAAACTCCAATAAAAATGAGATATGTCAGCAAAAGGACCAGGGTCTGTTTCGCCGTTTTCCTGAAAAGGCTTATCAGTAAAGCAACCCCCAGCAGGAACAGTATGGCCATATAGACATACAGGGACGACGGTCCTTCTCTGAATGCCTGCACATCCTTATAGGGCATAATGTAAAGCGCTGCAACGGCCGCAACGGGTATCAGTATAAGGGCGATCGAAAACACCCTGAGCAGAATATTCGTTCCTACCCGCTCTACAAGTAGCGGCCATTTGTCTCTTATGTATACACCGCACAACAAGGCGCAGGCAGGATAACAGGAAAGGAGATATATGGCCCTTTTGCTTGTGGAAAACTCAAAGAACAGAAAGGTAAAGATAAACCAGACAAGCGGCAGCCAGAGCTTTTTCCTGTACGCGTGGTACAGGGCAAACGGAAGCAGTATGCTCCAGGGAAGAAAATTAAAAAATATCTTATGCAGGTAATAGAAGAGCGATTCCATGTGATCAAAGGCGTTTGTGTACCTTGTGATATTCTGCCTTAGAATAAACTCCCTGATATATGCCTCGCCGGCCATAAAAAACCAGATCGAGGCAAGACCCAGGGACAAAAAACACCCCAGGATCAAGGGGAGGATATATCCTT
This window harbors:
- a CDS encoding pentapeptide repeat-containing protein, which translates into the protein MNKKLLLMLVLLSFIVLFHAVPVTYGYSQQDLDQLKRTKQCSACDLSNAPLANTNLTQANLERANLFSANLSRANMSGTNLAGANCMNASLPGASLVNANLKSANLTGANLSGANLSGADLSLAVWTDGTICKEGSIGSCKK
- a CDS encoding bifunctional UDP-4-keto-pentose/UDP-xylose synthase, with translation MKILILGVNGFIGNSFAARALNETDWEIYGMDIRDDKLDACHGHDRFHFVEGDIAINREWIEYHVKKCDVVMPLVAIATPATYVREPLRVFELDFEENLRIARLCVKYGKRLVFPSTSEVYGMCPDEAFNEDESPLVLGPICKQRWIYSASKQLLDRVIWGYGFQQGLKFTLFRPFNWIGPKLDELTADPEKEGSSRVVTQFISSLLLAEPIRLVDGGMQRRCFTYIDDGISCLMKIIENREGTLNGEIFNIGNPDNEATIKDLAVTLKEMFVGHPSTKHYKKHSEIIEVFSKDFYGEGYQDIDRRVPSIEKAKRLIGWEPKVDLDTALRKTLEYYLQSNLKT
- a CDS encoding formyltransferase, with translation MRAVVFAYQEIGYVCLEELIDFGADVACLFTHSDDPGEEIWYRRPVTVAEKHNIPVHTPESLKDPRWAALIADAKPDIIFSFYYRKMIPGEILDIPKVGAFNLHGSLLPKFRGRCPVNWVLIAGERETGLTLHYMLEKPDAGDIVAQKKVDIDFEDNVYTVYMKMAEAARELMKGILPQLNEGTFTRKPQMGASSYFGGRKPEDGIVMWEKDALSIYNLTRAITHPYPGAFTYLDGKKFYIWRAFPEDLSRNELPGRVVSLEPFTVSTGKGGLRLLSVQLEGEEEMDGGTFTRLHNVEGKIFGGTA
- a CDS encoding glycosyltransferase; the protein is MTEKPYVSVLVPVLNEEESLPELQKRLYDTLETIKRPYEIIYINDGSTDRTQEILEDFHGRDGSVRVIEFNRNYGQHMALFAGFEYAKGDMVITIDADLQNPPEEIPKLVQKIGEGYEVVGTYRKQRKDSVFRRLPSFIVNKITSKLVGVKLRDYGCMLRAYSRNIVDYMNMCPESSSFIPALANTFAKKIVEIEVAHDERRRGISKYSPFRLLRLNFDLMTNFSLLPIQFIGVLGVVIAVLGFLFALFLFVRRLIIGPEVEGTFTLFAILFFFIGIQIFALGIIGEYIGRIYQEVRRRPRFIVKKELM
- a CDS encoding glycosyltransferase family 39 protein, with the protein product MLKKILAILALCYILFFLNLGATSLWDPDEPRQAIMAREMMERNDFVHPYLNGREYLEKPPLYPWMIIAASKIAGKLDEFTSRVPAAISATLLLIITFLLGRRFGDEESGLLSAIVLATNYQFLSNARESIMDMTFAFFIGLTIFFSYLSLAKGRKWLFALSFLPAALAILTKGPAGLVIPAGVMFICLIIRKEMKGYILPLILGCFLSLGLASIWFFMAGEAYIREFILRQNITRYTNAFDHMESLFYYLHKIFFNFLPWSILLPFALYHAYRKKLWLPLVWFIFTFLFFEFSTSKRAIYLLSCYPACALLCGVYIRDKWPLLVERVGTNILLRVFSIALILIPVAAVAALYIMPYKDVQAFREGPSSLYVYMAILFLLGVALLISLFRKTAKQTLVLLLTYLIFIGVFYNMYYMPVTDRTSKSLRLITDPIGDHKKYKEIYTYGFNSAGLIFYLGRPIKSFADIKEIKDIKHDILLIVEERLGVNIKNELEKLFLPVKQIKYEKDYYTIYVRRND